The Morganella morganii sequence CTCAGCCGTTTGCAGGCTTATGAGCGCGAAGGGGCGCAACTGCTGCACCTTGTGGATTTAACCGGCGCCAAAGACCCGGCGAAGCGTCAGATCCCGCTGCTGAAGACACTGCTGGCGGGTGTGAGCGTGCCGGTACAGATCGGCGGCGGGATCCGTACTGAAGAAGATGTTGCTGCCCTGCTTGATGCCGGTGCCGCCCGTGTGGTGGTCGGCTCCACGGCGATCAAATCCCCGGAACAAGTAAAATGCTGGTTTGCCCGTTGGGGCGCGGAACGCATCGTACTGGCGCTGGATGTGCGCATCGGCGCGGACGGTAAAAAACGGGTTGCGGTCAGCGGCTGGCAGGAAGATTCAGAGCAGACCATCGAAGACGTGATCCGCGATTTCGCCTCTGCCGGGCTGCGCCACGTATTATGTACCGATATCTCAAAAGACGGTACCCTGGCGGGCTCCAATGTGGCGCTTTATCAGGAAATCTGTGCCGCGTTCCCGGAGATTGCCTTTCAGGCCTCCGGCGGTATCGGCGGGCTGAGTGATATCGCCCCGCTGCCTGCCACCGGTGTGGCGGGCGTAATCGTTGGCCGGGCGCTGCTCGACGGCAAAATGACATTACCGGAGGCTATCGCATGCTGGCAAAACGCATAATTCCCTGCCTGGACGTCCGTGACGGACAGGTGGTCAAAGGGGTTCAGTTCCGTAATCACGAAATCATCGGCGACATCGTCCCCCTCGCCCGCCGTTATGCCGAAGAAGGCGCGGATGAGCTGGTATTCTATGATATCACCGCCTCCTCTGATGGTCGCGTGGTGGATAAAAGCTGGGTAGCCAAAGTAGCAGAAGTGATTGATATTCCGTTCTGTGTGGCAGGCGGGATCCGCAGTACCGAAGATGCTGCCGCGATCCTCAGTTTCGGGGCGGATAAAATCTCCGTTAACTCCCCGGCGCTGAGTGACCCGACCCTCATCACCCGGCTGGCTGACCGCTTCGGCGTGCAGTGCATTGTCGTCGGGATCGATACCTGGCACGATGCGGAAAGCGGAAACTATCAGGTCTATCAGTTTACCGGTGATGAAAAACGCACCATCGCCACTTCCCGTAACACCCTCGACTGGGTACAGGAAGTGCAGCAGCGCGGCGCCGGAGAGATCGTCCTTAATATGATGAACCAGGACGGTGTGCGCAACGGCTACGACCTGGAGCAGCTGAAAAAAGTGCGTGAGGTGTGCCAGGTACCGCTGATTGCCTCGGGTGGTGCCGGTCATCCGGATCACTTCCGTGATGCGTTTTTACAGGCCGGTGTGGACGGCGCGCTTGCCGCCTCCGTCTTCCACAAACAAATTATTAATATCGGCGACCTGAAACGCGGACTTGCCCGCGACGGGATCGTTGTCAGAATACAGGAGTAACACACAATGCTCACGGAACAGGAAATCGCACAACTGGACTGGCAGAAAACCGGCGGCCTGCTGCCGGTTATTGTTCAGCACGCCGTCTCCGGTGATGTGCTGATGCTGGGCTACATGAACCGCGACGCACTGGACAAAACGATCAGCGAAAAACGCGTGACGTTTTATTCCCGCACCAAACAGCGGCTGTGGACCAAAGGGGAATCATCCGGGCATTTCCTTAATCTGGAAGACCTGTTTAAAGATTGTGACAACGACACGCTGCTCGCGCTGGTCACCCCGATCGGCCCGACCTGTCATCAGGGTACCAACAGCTGTTTTGCGCCGGCACAAACTGCACAGGGTTTCCTGTATGAACTGGAGTACGTGATCAAATCCCGCAAAACAGCCGATCCTGACAGCTCTTACACGGCGCAACTTTATGCCGCCGGGACCAAACGGATTGCGCAGAAAGTGGGCGAGGAAGGCGTGGAAACCGCACTGGCCGCTACTGTCCGCGATAAAGCGGAACTGACGTCGGAATCAGCGGATCTGCTCTATCACCTGCTGGTACTGCTCCAGGATGCCGATCTGGATCTGGCCGCTGTTATTGAAAAACTGCGCTCCCGTCACCGTTAATCCGAAAGCGGGGGAAATCCTTTTTTGTCCGCTGTTTTTGTTGCCGTAACCTTCTATAATAGGCAGGATATTGGCAACAAATGCAGAGACTGTGAGTGATATGACCCCGATTTTTGAGAAACTGACCGCCCGGCTGGATGAACATAATGCCCGCTACCGTGTGGTACATCATGCCTCCGCCGGGAAAACCGAAGAAGTCGCCAGAGTGCGCGGCACACACCACGGTCAGGGTGCCAAAGCACTGGTTTGTCATATCAAGGGAAACGGTGTACGTCAGTATGTTCTTGCGATTCTGCCTTCTGATCAGCAGGCGGATTTACAGGCACTGGCAAAAAAAACCGGCGGCACCCGCGCCTCTCTCGCCAGCCCTGCAGAAACAGCTGAACTGACACAGTGTGTGTTCGGTGCTATCCCGCCGTTCAGCTTTCACCCTGATCTCCGTCTCGTTGCCGATCCGATGTTATTTGAACGTTTCAGTGAGCTGGCCTTTAATGCCGGCAGCCTGGAGTGCTCCATTATTCTGAATACAAAGGACTATCAGCGGATTGCCGATCCTGAAACAGTATCGTTTGTCCGCCGTGAACTCTGATTTTTGCTTGGGAAGGCGCTTATGCAGGACGAACTTTTAGACTCGCTTTATTATCTGCTGTTACTCAGCCTGCTGCTGTATCTGTCGCGCCACCGCTGGCGCCGCTGGTTCAAAACACAGAAATCCCGCAGGCGTTTTGTCTCCTCACCGGAGGAAGATGAGCAATCCCTGCGGCAGCAGCTGAGTGCACCGTATCTTAACGGCAGCCAGTTTCATAAAACCGACCACTTTTTTGCGGTCAGTGCCCTGCTGCGTGAAGTCCTGATGCATTATGAGGAAAAGCAGATCCGGCTGAATGACAGTCTGTTTACCCGGGAAGACAGTTATGAGTTTACCTGTCTCGGTACTCCGCTGCCCGCGCCTGAAACCGCCACACTGGCAGAGCGGATGGCACTGCGGGATGATTTTCAGTATACCGCCGCTGAACGGCTCAACCGCTACTGCATCACCTCTCCGGCCGGAAAGCCGCTGAACCAGCAAATCGGCCTGTGGATAGATATGATCCAGTCTCTGCTGGATACCGAACTGGTTCTGTTACTGGAAGAGAACAACCAGAAGGACCGGGATTGCCCGTCACTGCAGTTATCCGCTGAGCAGGTTCATCACTGGCTCGATGAAATCAACGATACCATGACACAGACCGCCTCACGGGTTCTGCAGGCACATACCCGCAGCAGTGTTGTGATGTAAAAAAAGACCCGCACTACGGGTCTTTGATTTTTATTCTGTTACTGTCAGTGCAGCGCCAGTTTCAGCGCCTCTTCTTTCAGATCCAGTTCCTGCACCAGCCGGGTGTAAGTGTGCTCACTGATATTCTTACTCTTACGCAGCTGTTTGAGGGCATCCCGCTCCGCCTGAAGCGCTGTCAGTGACATCCGCCGTTCCATGCGGATCACATTATGCCAGTCAAATCCGGCAGTCTGGTCATCACTGTTACTGTCAAGATGACGGCCGTAGATCTCCAGCAAATGAGTCCCCACTTCTGTGCGCAGTGTCATTTCATCAATATCTTCCAGCGGCTCCGCCATCTGCACACGCAGATTGCTCATTGCGGCTTCATTCAGGGTGAAACGGGCATTCAGCTCTTCATTATCATGCGGTAAGTCCGTATTCAGCCCTCTGGTCAGCACCGGCAGTGCAACTGCTGCAATCACCAGTGAAAACAGAATTACCCCCATGGCGAGGAAGATAGCCAGATCCCGGTGCGGAAACGGTGAACCGTCATTCATCAGCATCGGCAGTGTCAGGATACCGGCGAGGGTAATCGCCCCGCGCACACCGGCGGTTGCCATAATCGCCATCAGGCGCAGATGCGGCATATCAGACTGCTTACCTTTGCGGCGCTGGCGGAAAACCGTCAGTGTCATGGCAATCCATACCCAGGCAAAACGCAGCACCGCCAGGCCAAAGGTGATAATCACCACGTACAGCAGCAGTACCCACGGCGCGGAAGCCCCGGCATCCGCCGCCACCTGCGGCACTGAGCGCCACATTCCCGGTAACTGTTCACCCAGCAGAATAAAGATCATCCCGTTCAGCGCGACCTGCACGGTGTCCCAGACCGCCTTGCTCTGCATGCGGGTGGCAGACTGCATACGGCCGACAATGCGCTCATAGTGCATGGCGATACCGGCCGCCACTGCGGCCAGGATCCCGGACACACCCAGGTGCTCTGCCGCCAGATAAGAGACAAACGGGATCAGCAGGCTGATCATAATCTGAATCGCCGGGTCTTCCCCGGTGCGCTGCACCAGGAACTGGTTCACTTTCCCGATAAACATGGCAATCAGCAGGCCAACCATAATCCCGCCCAGCGCCACCACCATAAACTTCCCGGCAGCCGACGGCAGAGAAAACGTCCCGGTCAGTGCCGCACCTACCGCAAAACTGAAGCACACCAGGCCGCTGGCATCATTAAAGAGGGATTCCCCTTCCAGAATATGAGCCATACGGGACGGCAGCGGCGCATTGACCGTCATTGCCGCCACAGACACCGGGTCTGTCGGTGACAAAATCGCCGCCAGTGCAAAAGCAACCGCAAGAGAAACCGCCGGGATCAGCCAGTGGATAAACAGCCCCATGCCGACAACGGTGAAAAACACCAGACCGATGGCCAGCGAGAAAATCGGTTTGATATCACTGAACAGCGCTTCTTTCGGGATCCGCCAGCCATCCAGAAACAGCAACGGCGGAATAAAGAGGAACAGGAACAGATGCGGCTCAAACGCAACATCAAAACCGAAGAGTGATAACCCCGCGCCAATGGCAATCTGAATAAAAGGCAGCGGAATTTTGTCCCCCAGCAGACGGGAGATAAACACACTGGCAATCACAGCCAGCAGAAAAATAAGGATCAGTGTCACAACAGACATAGGCGGTTTTTTTATCCCTCAGGAAATCTGATACATAACCATAATTCAGGAATTGCAGGGTATACAATTAAAGATAAAAATAAAGCAGATAAATCAGTAATTGTAAAATTATTGTGTGTCAAAATCTGAATACCCCGTTACCGGCCACCCTGACAGATATCTTAAATGAAAAAATACTACTGGCCGGTGTGATTACCGCCTGCTCTGCTTATGCAGTCCCTGATACCTGGTCAATGGGCGCTGCCCGGGGATTTACTGAATACTGCATCAGTAACGGATCCGGTGATCGCGTGATTATTACCTGTAACTAACAAACCAGCCGGAAAATTTAAACCCCGCGCCAAAAACAGCCAGAAAATCTTCAGTGATTTTGAATGTGCCCCGGTTGAATAACCTGCACAGAAATGAGAATAACGCCGCCGTCTCCGGCGGCGTTATTGTTTTAACCCTTAGTAATCATCACGGTCTTCCGGATTCTCCGGCAGTGTGATTTTCACACGGTTAATACGGTGATTCTGAATTTCCAGCGGCTCAAACAGGCAGCCATCAATGTTAATCTGCTCACCGACTTTCGGCAGACGCTGCAAATGCTCCATCAGCAGACCGGCCACCGTTTCATACTCGCGTTTTTCATCGAGTGTCAGCGGAATATAGTTGATTAAATCCTCCAGCGGCATAAAGCCGTTGGTGATCCAGCTGTTATCATCCGTAAACTGAATGTCATGGCGGGCATCATTCTCAACACCGCTGACCGGCAGATTACCGGCAATGGTTTCCATCACATCTGTCAGTGTCACCACCCCTTCGACATACCCGAACTCATCGGCCACAAAGGCAAAGTGTGTCTGCGCCTGACGGAACTGCTCCAGCGCTTTCAGTAATGACAGCTGTTCAGGGAAGACCAGCGGCTGTTTGATCAGCGCATGCAGATCCAGCGTATCCTGTTGTAAACGCTGATGCAGCAGGTCAATCACATGCACCACACCCAGCAGTTCATCATCATCCGCCGAGCCTTTGATCACCACGCGGGTGTGCGGATTTTTAATCAGCAGTGCCGCAATTTCATCACTGGTCGCATCAATCCGCAGCATCTCCACATCATGACGCGAGGTCATAATACTGTTGACGTTACGCTGCGACAGCCCCAGCACGCGGACAATCATCTGCCGCTCTTCCGGGTCAAAAATTTCCTGATTATCCGAAATCAGATCCGCCGTGCGGTTATCCAGCTCTGAAGATTCGCGCTTGCCGCTCAGAATACGCAGTACCGCTTCCGCCGTGCGCTGGCGCAGAGAGTTTCTCCCGCGCAGGAATTTACGGCGGTTAAACATTGCCACCTGGTTGAGCATCTCAATCATGATGGAGAAACCGATCGCCGCGTAGAGGTAACCTTTCGGAATGTGATAGCCGAACCCTTCCGCCACCAGGCTGAAACCGATCATCAGCAGGAAGCTGAGACACAGGATAACAATGGTCGGGTGCTCATTGACAAAGCGGGTCAGCGGACGGCTGCCCCAGATCATCAGCAGCATGGCAATAATCACCGCCGTGACCATCACACCGATGTGGTCCACCATCCCGACTGCCGTGATCACGGAGTCCAGCGAGAAGACGGCGTCCAGCACAATAATCTGTGCCACCACCGCCCAGAATTTTGAGGTTTTCCGCTGCTGCCCGTCGTTATGCTCACCGCCTTCCAGCCGTTCGTTCAGCTCCATTGTGGCTTTGAACAGCAGGAACAGACCCCCGATCAGCATAATTAAGTCACGCGCACTGAACGGATGGCCGAACATCGTAAACATCGGTTTGGTCAGCGTGATAAGCCAGGAGAGGCTGAACAGCAGAATAATACGCATGACCAGCGCACACAGCAGACCGGTTATACGGGCTTTGTCACGCAGTGCAGGAGGAAGTTTATCGGCAAGAATGGCAATGAAAACAAGGTTATCAATACCAAGAACAATTTCGAGTACGATTAATGTGGCCAGGCCGGCCCAAATCGACGGATCAGCGATCCATTCCATACGGTTAGTTTTACCTTTTATTCACACAGTTTATGCTGCATCCGGAATAATGCGGATTGTGCGGCCAAATAGCAATAAAAAATTCCGTACTTTGCCGCTGTTCCTGTTGTGCGCTATGACGAGACCGTTTGCATCAATCGCTACCACGCAGCCTTTACATGCGTTAAACTGTGACGAAATTAACAGTCAGCTAACGAAATCGTCGTTAGTCACGGGTCAATTCCTGAAGGAGTCTTCATGTCCAAACAACAAATTGGTGTTGTCGGTATGGCCGTTATGGGCCGTAACCTCGCACTGAATATTGAAAGCCGCGGTTATTCTGTTTCTGTTTTTAACCGCTCTTCAGATAAAACCGATGAAGTGATTGCTGAAAACCCGGGAAAAAAACTGGTTCCCAGCTACAGCATTGAAGAGTTTGTTGACTCCCTGGAAAAACCCCGCCGTATCCTGCTGATGGTCAAAGCCGGTGAAGCCACCGACAAAACCATCGCGTCCCTCACTCCGCATCTCGATAAAGGCGACATTCTGATCGACGGCGGTAACACCTTCTTTCAGGACACCATCCGCCGTAACAAAGAGCTGTCCGAACAGGGCTTTAACTTTATCGGCACCGGCGTTTCCGGTGGTGAGGAAGGCGCACTGAAAGGGCCGTCCATTATGCCGGGCGGACAAAAAGAAGCTTACGAACTGGTTGCCCCGATCCTGAAACAGATCGCGGCACAGGCCGAAGGCGAGCCGTGTGTGACCTATATCGGTGCTGACGGTGCCGGTCATTACGTCAAAATGGTTCACAACGGTATCGAATACGGCGATATGCAGCTGATTGCGGAAGCTTACTCCGTCCTGAAAAATGCCCTCGGCATCAGCAATGATGAACTGGCTTCCGTCTTCAGTGAGTGGAACAACGGCGAACTGAGCAGCTACCTGATTGATATCACAAAAGATATCTTCCGCAAGAAAGATGAAGACGGCAACTATCTGGTGGATGTGATCCTCGATGAAGCCGCTAACAAAGGTACCGGTAAATGGACCAGCCAGAGCGCGCTCGACCTCGGCGTGCCGCTGACACTGATCACCGAATCCGTATTTGCCCGTTATATCTCGTTTCTGAAAGACCAGCGCGTTGCGGCTTCCAAAGTACTGAAAGGACCGAAAGCAGCTGTGTTCAGCGGTGATAAAGCAGAGTTTATTGAAAAAGTCCGCCGCGCCCTGTATCTGGGTAAAATTGTCTCTTATGCTCAGGGCTTCTCACAGCTGCGCGTTGCCTCTGATGAGTACAACTGGGATCTGAACTACGGCGAAATCGCGAAAATCTTCCGCGCCGGTTGTATCATCCGTGCCCAGTTCCTGCAGAAAATCACTGACGCATATGCGGAAAACCCGGCACTGGCTAACCTGCTGCTGGCCCCTTACTTCACACAGATTGCCGATGAATATCAGCAGGCACTGCGTGATGTGGTCTGCTACGGTGTTC is a genomic window containing:
- the hisA gene encoding 1-(5-phosphoribosyl)-5-[(5-phosphoribosylamino)methylideneamino]imidazole-4-carboxamide isomerase, whose amino-acid sequence is MIIPALDLIDGQVVRLHQGDYAKQRDYGADPLSRLQAYEREGAQLLHLVDLTGAKDPAKRQIPLLKTLLAGVSVPVQIGGGIRTEEDVAALLDAGAARVVVGSTAIKSPEQVKCWFARWGAERIVLALDVRIGADGKKRVAVSGWQEDSEQTIEDVIRDFASAGLRHVLCTDISKDGTLAGSNVALYQEICAAFPEIAFQASGGIGGLSDIAPLPATGVAGVIVGRALLDGKMTLPEAIACWQNA
- the hisF gene encoding imidazole glycerol phosphate synthase subunit HisF; this encodes MLAKRIIPCLDVRDGQVVKGVQFRNHEIIGDIVPLARRYAEEGADELVFYDITASSDGRVVDKSWVAKVAEVIDIPFCVAGGIRSTEDAAAILSFGADKISVNSPALSDPTLITRLADRFGVQCIVVGIDTWHDAESGNYQVYQFTGDEKRTIATSRNTLDWVQEVQQRGAGEIVLNMMNQDGVRNGYDLEQLKKVREVCQVPLIASGGAGHPDHFRDAFLQAGVDGALAASVFHKQIINIGDLKRGLARDGIVVRIQE
- the hisIE gene encoding bifunctional phosphoribosyl-AMP cyclohydrolase/phosphoribosyl-ATP diphosphatase HisIE, with protein sequence MLTEQEIAQLDWQKTGGLLPVIVQHAVSGDVLMLGYMNRDALDKTISEKRVTFYSRTKQRLWTKGESSGHFLNLEDLFKDCDNDTLLALVTPIGPTCHQGTNSCFAPAQTAQGFLYELEYVIKSRKTADPDSSYTAQLYAAGTKRIAQKVGEEGVETALAATVRDKAELTSESADLLYHLLVLLQDADLDLAAVIEKLRSRHR
- a CDS encoding YbaK/prolyl-tRNA synthetase associated domain-containing protein — translated: MTPIFEKLTARLDEHNARYRVVHHASAGKTEEVARVRGTHHGQGAKALVCHIKGNGVRQYVLAILPSDQQADLQALAKKTGGTRASLASPAETAELTQCVFGAIPPFSFHPDLRLVADPMLFERFSELAFNAGSLECSIILNTKDYQRIADPETVSFVRREL
- a CDS encoding Na+/H+ antiporter; this translates as MSVVTLILIFLLAVIASVFISRLLGDKIPLPFIQIAIGAGLSLFGFDVAFEPHLFLFLFIPPLLFLDGWRIPKEALFSDIKPIFSLAIGLVFFTVVGMGLFIHWLIPAVSLAVAFALAAILSPTDPVSVAAMTVNAPLPSRMAHILEGESLFNDASGLVCFSFAVGAALTGTFSLPSAAGKFMVVALGGIMVGLLIAMFIGKVNQFLVQRTGEDPAIQIMISLLIPFVSYLAAEHLGVSGILAAVAAGIAMHYERIVGRMQSATRMQSKAVWDTVQVALNGMIFILLGEQLPGMWRSVPQVAADAGASAPWVLLLYVVIITFGLAVLRFAWVWIAMTLTVFRQRRKGKQSDMPHLRLMAIMATAGVRGAITLAGILTLPMLMNDGSPFPHRDLAIFLAMGVILFSLVIAAVALPVLTRGLNTDLPHDNEELNARFTLNEAAMSNLRVQMAEPLEDIDEMTLRTEVGTHLLEIYGRHLDSNSDDQTAGFDWHNVIRMERRMSLTALQAERDALKQLRKSKNISEHTYTRLVQELDLKEEALKLALH
- a CDS encoding TerC family protein, which gives rise to MEWIADPSIWAGLATLIVLEIVLGIDNLVFIAILADKLPPALRDKARITGLLCALVMRIILLFSLSWLITLTKPMFTMFGHPFSARDLIMLIGGLFLLFKATMELNERLEGGEHNDGQQRKTSKFWAVVAQIIVLDAVFSLDSVITAVGMVDHIGVMVTAVIIAMLLMIWGSRPLTRFVNEHPTIVILCLSFLLMIGFSLVAEGFGYHIPKGYLYAAIGFSIMIEMLNQVAMFNRRKFLRGRNSLRQRTAEAVLRILSGKRESSELDNRTADLISDNQEIFDPEERQMIVRVLGLSQRNVNSIMTSRHDVEMLRIDATSDEIAALLIKNPHTRVVIKGSADDDELLGVVHVIDLLHQRLQQDTLDLHALIKQPLVFPEQLSLLKALEQFRQAQTHFAFVADEFGYVEGVVTLTDVMETIAGNLPVSGVENDARHDIQFTDDNSWITNGFMPLEDLINYIPLTLDEKREYETVAGLLMEHLQRLPKVGEQINIDGCLFEPLEIQNHRINRVKITLPENPEDRDDY
- the gndA gene encoding NADP-dependent phosphogluconate dehydrogenase, coding for MSKQQIGVVGMAVMGRNLALNIESRGYSVSVFNRSSDKTDEVIAENPGKKLVPSYSIEEFVDSLEKPRRILLMVKAGEATDKTIASLTPHLDKGDILIDGGNTFFQDTIRRNKELSEQGFNFIGTGVSGGEEGALKGPSIMPGGQKEAYELVAPILKQIAAQAEGEPCVTYIGADGAGHYVKMVHNGIEYGDMQLIAEAYSVLKNALGISNDELASVFSEWNNGELSSYLIDITKDIFRKKDEDGNYLVDVILDEAANKGTGKWTSQSALDLGVPLTLITESVFARYISFLKDQRVAASKVLKGPKAAVFSGDKAEFIEKVRRALYLGKIVSYAQGFSQLRVASDEYNWDLNYGEIAKIFRAGCIIRAQFLQKITDAYAENPALANLLLAPYFTQIADEYQQALRDVVCYGVQHGIPTPTFSAAIAYYDSYRSAVLPANLIQAQRDYFGAHTYKRTDKDGVFHTEWLENN